Proteins co-encoded in one Kutzneria chonburiensis genomic window:
- a CDS encoding helix-turn-helix domain-containing protein, with amino-acid sequence MTESFGAQLRACRDAAGISMGELSRRVNYSKGYLSKIENDLKPPNPTMAKLCDAVLGADGRLIAAARERPTLDRRQVLAAGTMLALTGGLTLAGGPRPMLDDSVLDGMRASFENLRALGARTSPVVVLESLRAQVGTVTALAGENPEPIRSRLLLLAGRIAEYTGWMCQEAGDEPGALAWTRRASELAKAGGDTEIESYAFVREAGLALYRHDPVSTIDLARQAQRVGSPTARTLGLALRREAQGHALAGDRHACESAMDRAMELLAQSTEDDRRYPVLGSTAPDPIGLARGWALCDLGRTGEAAEVLEVELTRLPDMSRRNRARFGVRRSLAHALAGEIDQSCLTLADTLDDVAHVDSATVRMDLRDLARTLGRWRGHRTVRELHPSLSRVLHGH; translated from the coding sequence GTGACCGAATCGTTTGGTGCACAGCTGCGGGCGTGCCGTGACGCTGCCGGTATTTCGATGGGGGAACTGTCCCGGCGGGTCAACTACAGCAAGGGCTATCTCAGCAAGATCGAGAACGATCTGAAGCCGCCCAATCCGACCATGGCGAAACTGTGCGACGCGGTGCTGGGCGCGGACGGCCGGCTCATCGCGGCGGCCCGCGAGCGGCCGACACTGGACCGCCGGCAGGTGCTGGCGGCCGGCACGATGCTGGCGCTCACCGGCGGCCTGACGCTGGCCGGCGGCCCGAGGCCGATGCTGGACGACAGCGTCCTGGACGGCATGCGGGCCTCGTTCGAGAATCTGCGGGCGCTGGGCGCGCGCACCAGCCCGGTGGTGGTGCTGGAATCGCTGCGTGCCCAGGTTGGCACTGTGACCGCGCTGGCCGGCGAGAACCCGGAGCCGATCCGGTCGAGGTTGCTGCTGCTGGCCGGCAGGATCGCCGAGTACACCGGCTGGATGTGTCAGGAGGCCGGCGACGAGCCGGGTGCCCTTGCCTGGACCCGGCGGGCGTCGGAACTGGCGAAAGCCGGTGGCGACACCGAAATCGAGAGCTACGCCTTCGTCCGCGAGGCCGGCCTCGCCCTCTACCGGCACGATCCGGTGAGCACGATCGACCTGGCGCGGCAGGCCCAACGCGTCGGTAGCCCGACCGCGCGGACCTTGGGTCTGGCGCTACGCCGTGAGGCCCAGGGGCACGCACTGGCTGGCGATCGCCACGCCTGCGAGAGCGCGATGGACCGGGCCATGGAACTGCTCGCTCAGTCCACTGAGGACGATCGACGCTATCCGGTTCTCGGCTCAACCGCACCGGATCCGATCGGCCTGGCCCGCGGCTGGGCCCTGTGCGACCTCGGCCGCACCGGTGAGGCGGCCGAGGTCCTTGAGGTGGAACTGACCAGGCTGCCGGACATGTCCCGCCGCAACCGGGCCCGGTTCGGGGTTCGCCGCTCGCTGGCCCACGCGCTGGCCGGCGAGATCGACCAAAGCTGCCTGACCCTGGCCGACACCCTGGACGACGTCGCCCACGTGGACTCGGCCACGGTCCGGATGGACCTCCGCGACCTGGCCCGCACGCTGGGCCGCTGGCGCGGGCACCGCACGGTCCGGGAGCTCCATCCGTCGCTGAGCCGCGTGCTGCACGGGCACTAA
- a CDS encoding AfsR/SARP family transcriptional regulator, with product MLGPLEAWHDGVPVPLGDQQQRFVLVVLLLHANKPVSPERLTETVWPGNAERRSLVRTYIKRLRETFQDFDDVAIETTPTGYVLRIDEDRLDTLRFDRLREESLRTSDSRQQIALLRAAVELHHGPFLEDIDIDRVGGASVVSPDDAYLDAVGDLAELELAAGDHRSARDRLRPVVQVDPSRQKHAELLMRALLAGGDDVAAIRIFRDAAAALADSGLEAGPKLRNLVARAEKGEPAGSLPSRPGGFTGRAAELDTIIGAGGPAVWVSGAPGSGKTGLAIEAAYRLRDRHPDGQFLLSLNGFTPNVPPMTTSEALTRLLVEFGVPPEQIPATESAKAARYQQELYGTRRLVVLDNAFSPDQVRPLLPQMDGCFAIVTSRRMGDPDTGEPVRLSPLPPEDAVAMFRVLTSPHRVRGKTAEVAEVVKRCGYLPVDIKVAAAMFRRHDRWPLEHLVQRLSGGAAVEASYQQLDPAQQATFRLFGHAPGDLHVTGAAALVDRDVALVRLLLDALHEVCLLEEIAPDRYQMLDPLKEFAAAQPQSTSDALLRLLDYYLVALGRAMAAGYPLGQQPTVDRQSSAAPTFAAGDTAVAWIAAERGNLVAAIRYAANNGLPEHTWQLAVLIWRYFNTTNQFEDWMGTMRLAREAATGDYGQAHVLLRLATAHDRVGKVSEARALAEQALPHWQRLGDVRGEAATLCAVAIPTMELGDHELAITHFAAALEKYRQCDDVRGQAHALSMLGYLNHLRGRQETALEQQHAAAVMLREIGHGPGLAHSLNNLGAVQQELGLLTEAMTSHTEAYEQAREVHDDCATAHALNNIGNVHRRQGRLAEAMRYQEHAKAVATGVADADLRTQLYHDRGDTALADARLADAHRAFLAALDLATGMGNRIYQAHANRGVARTLHALGHHANAVTHWRDAEQQFADLGLPEEDLVRAERAALSCACR from the coding sequence ATGCTGGGGCCACTGGAGGCATGGCACGACGGTGTGCCCGTGCCGCTCGGTGACCAGCAGCAGCGCTTCGTCCTGGTGGTGTTGCTGTTGCACGCCAACAAACCGGTGTCGCCGGAGCGGCTGACCGAGACGGTGTGGCCGGGCAACGCGGAACGCCGGTCGCTGGTCCGGACCTACATCAAGCGGTTGCGAGAGACCTTTCAGGACTTCGACGACGTGGCCATCGAGACCACGCCGACCGGCTACGTGCTGCGGATCGACGAGGACCGGCTGGACACCCTGCGCTTCGACCGCCTGCGCGAGGAATCGTTGCGTACCAGCGATTCCCGCCAGCAGATCGCGTTGCTGCGGGCGGCGGTCGAGCTCCACCACGGACCGTTCCTCGAGGACATCGACATCGACCGGGTCGGCGGGGCCTCGGTCGTGTCACCGGACGACGCCTACCTCGACGCCGTCGGCGACCTGGCCGAGTTGGAGCTGGCGGCCGGTGATCACCGCTCGGCGCGGGACCGGCTGCGGCCGGTGGTGCAGGTCGACCCGTCACGTCAGAAGCACGCCGAGCTGCTCATGCGGGCGCTGCTGGCCGGCGGCGACGACGTGGCGGCAATCCGCATTTTCCGGGACGCCGCCGCCGCTTTGGCCGATTCCGGGCTGGAGGCCGGCCCCAAGCTGCGCAATCTGGTGGCCCGGGCCGAAAAGGGCGAGCCGGCCGGCTCGCTGCCGTCGCGGCCGGGTGGGTTCACCGGCCGGGCCGCCGAGCTGGACACGATCATCGGCGCCGGTGGGCCGGCGGTGTGGGTCAGCGGGGCGCCCGGTTCCGGCAAGACCGGGCTGGCGATCGAGGCGGCCTACCGGCTGCGTGATCGTCATCCCGATGGGCAGTTCCTGTTGTCGCTGAACGGGTTCACCCCCAACGTGCCGCCGATGACCACGTCCGAGGCGTTGACCCGGCTGCTGGTCGAGTTCGGCGTGCCGCCCGAGCAGATCCCTGCGACGGAGAGCGCGAAGGCCGCTCGGTACCAGCAGGAGCTGTACGGCACCCGGCGCTTGGTGGTGCTGGACAACGCTTTCTCGCCGGATCAGGTCCGACCGCTGCTGCCGCAGATGGACGGCTGCTTCGCGATTGTCACCAGCCGGCGGATGGGCGACCCGGACACCGGCGAGCCGGTGCGGCTCTCGCCGCTGCCGCCGGAGGACGCCGTCGCCATGTTCCGCGTGCTGACCAGCCCGCATCGGGTTCGCGGCAAGACGGCCGAGGTCGCCGAGGTGGTCAAGCGGTGCGGGTACCTGCCGGTGGACATCAAGGTCGCGGCGGCGATGTTCCGCCGGCACGATCGGTGGCCGCTGGAACACCTGGTGCAGCGGTTGAGCGGCGGCGCGGCGGTCGAGGCGTCGTATCAGCAGCTGGATCCCGCGCAGCAGGCGACGTTTCGACTGTTCGGCCATGCCCCCGGGGATCTGCACGTGACCGGCGCGGCGGCGCTCGTCGACCGCGATGTCGCGTTGGTTCGACTCCTGCTCGACGCGCTGCACGAGGTGTGCCTGCTGGAGGAGATCGCGCCGGACCGCTATCAGATGCTGGATCCGTTGAAGGAGTTCGCCGCGGCCCAGCCACAGTCCACATCGGACGCATTGTTGCGGCTGCTCGACTACTACCTGGTGGCACTGGGCCGGGCCATGGCCGCCGGCTATCCGCTCGGCCAGCAGCCCACCGTGGACAGACAGTCGAGCGCCGCGCCCACCTTCGCCGCCGGCGACACAGCGGTGGCGTGGATCGCCGCCGAGCGAGGCAACCTGGTCGCCGCGATCCGCTACGCCGCGAACAACGGCCTGCCGGAACACACGTGGCAGCTGGCCGTGCTGATCTGGCGTTACTTCAACACAACCAACCAGTTCGAGGACTGGATGGGCACCATGCGGCTGGCCCGCGAGGCCGCCACCGGCGATTACGGACAAGCTCATGTGCTGCTCAGACTGGCCACCGCGCACGACCGCGTCGGCAAGGTGAGCGAGGCGCGGGCGCTGGCCGAGCAGGCGTTGCCGCACTGGCAGCGACTCGGCGACGTGCGGGGCGAGGCCGCCACGTTGTGCGCTGTCGCCATTCCCACCATGGAGCTCGGCGACCACGAGCTGGCCATCACGCATTTCGCTGCCGCGCTGGAGAAGTACCGACAGTGCGACGACGTTCGCGGGCAGGCGCACGCGTTGAGCATGCTGGGCTACCTCAACCATCTCCGTGGCCGACAGGAAACCGCACTGGAGCAGCAACACGCGGCCGCTGTCATGCTGCGAGAGATCGGCCACGGGCCGGGCCTGGCCCACTCGTTGAACAATCTCGGTGCTGTGCAACAGGAACTGGGGCTACTGACCGAGGCCATGACCAGCCATACCGAGGCGTACGAGCAAGCCCGCGAGGTGCACGACGACTGCGCCACCGCCCATGCGCTGAACAACATCGGCAACGTCCACCGCCGACAAGGCCGCCTGGCCGAGGCAATGCGCTATCAGGAGCACGCCAAGGCCGTGGCAACCGGTGTGGCCGACGCCGATCTCCGAACCCAGCTGTACCATGATCGCGGCGACACCGCGCTGGCCGACGCGCGCCTCGCCGACGCACACCGCGCCTTCCTGGCCGCCCTTGACCTTGCGACCGGCATGGGCAATCGGATCTATCAGGCTCATGCCAACCGTGGTGTCGCGCGAACCTTGCACGCCCTTGGCCACCACGCGAACGCCGTGACGCACTGGCGTGACGCCGAGCAACAGTTCGCCGATCTGGGGCTGCCGGAGGAAGATCTGGTTCGCGCGGAGCGGGCCGCCCTGTCGTGCGCGTGCCGTTAG
- a CDS encoding vWA domain-containing protein, giving the protein MEADVLPCYVVCDFSSSMTDYIGELGAGLREFRAAAHADPVAAARIRVSVIGMARTPWVLQPLRQVVEIVDVAEQSPCAATFFGPVFDFLHARVEEDVNALNDNGLRPLRPIVFFVSDGRPADAAEWPAAHARLTRPELVAFGVGAADPDTLTRIGTARVFLGGVRLGTALAATVLHPRRVHFRSTRPPDAVPRIHGEAG; this is encoded by the coding sequence GTGGAAGCCGATGTGTTGCCCTGCTACGTGGTGTGCGATTTCTCGTCGTCCATGACCGACTACATCGGAGAGCTCGGCGCCGGGTTACGCGAGTTCCGGGCGGCGGCGCACGCGGATCCGGTTGCCGCGGCACGGATCCGGGTCTCGGTGATCGGCATGGCCCGGACGCCGTGGGTGCTCCAGCCCTTGCGCCAGGTGGTCGAAATTGTCGACGTCGCCGAGCAAAGTCCCTGTGCCGCAACCTTCTTCGGGCCTGTGTTCGATTTCCTCCATGCGCGCGTCGAGGAGGACGTGAACGCTCTCAACGACAACGGGCTAAGACCCCTTCGTCCGATCGTGTTCTTCGTGTCCGACGGCCGCCCGGCCGACGCCGCCGAGTGGCCGGCCGCGCACGCTCGGCTGACCCGGCCCGAGCTGGTCGCTTTCGGCGTGGGGGCGGCCGATCCGGACACTTTGACCCGGATCGGCACGGCCCGGGTGTTCCTCGGCGGTGTGCGGCTGGGGACCGCGCTGGCCGCCACGGTGCTGCATCCACGCCGTGTCCACTTCCGGTCCACTCGCCCGCCGGACGCTGTCCCGCGAATTCACGGGGAGGCAGGATGA
- a CDS encoding exodeoxyribonuclease III, which translates to MRVATWNVNSVKQRLPRLLPWLDERRPDVVCLQETKLSTEAFTALLGEELAQRGYEIAVVGEQRWNGVAVLSRVGLDDVVVGIEGAPGFPHQEARAIAATCGGVRVHSLYVPNGREPDSDHYRYKLEWLAALRDVVAKGPADAVLCGDINIAPTDADVFDPAAFVGQTHVTPPERAALQALVDLGLHDVVRERWPTERVFSYWDYRAGMFHQDLGMRIDLVLASGPVAGRVKAAWVDRHARKGSGPSDHAPVIVDLDEAPDGDIGPVVPPPSARGTGRKARLPQAKK; encoded by the coding sequence GTGCGAGTAGCGACGTGGAACGTGAACTCGGTGAAGCAGCGGCTGCCGAGGCTGCTGCCGTGGCTGGACGAGCGGCGGCCGGACGTGGTGTGCCTTCAGGAGACCAAGCTGTCCACGGAGGCGTTCACGGCGTTGCTCGGCGAGGAGCTGGCGCAGCGCGGGTACGAGATCGCCGTGGTGGGGGAGCAGCGGTGGAACGGGGTGGCCGTGCTGTCCCGGGTCGGCCTGGACGACGTGGTGGTCGGGATCGAGGGGGCGCCCGGCTTCCCGCACCAGGAGGCGAGGGCGATCGCCGCCACCTGTGGGGGCGTGCGCGTGCACTCGCTGTACGTGCCGAACGGGCGTGAGCCGGACTCCGACCACTATCGGTACAAGCTGGAGTGGCTGGCCGCGCTACGTGACGTAGTCGCCAAGGGACCGGCCGACGCGGTGCTGTGCGGCGACATCAACATCGCGCCAACGGATGCTGACGTGTTCGACCCGGCGGCGTTCGTGGGCCAGACGCACGTGACCCCGCCGGAACGCGCCGCCTTGCAGGCCCTGGTGGACCTGGGCCTGCACGACGTGGTCCGCGAGCGGTGGCCGACCGAACGGGTGTTCAGCTACTGGGACTACCGGGCCGGCATGTTCCACCAGGACCTGGGCATGCGCATCGACCTGGTGCTGGCCTCGGGTCCGGTGGCCGGCCGGGTGAAGGCGGCCTGGGTGGACCGGCATGCCCGCAAGGGCAGCGGCCCCAGCGACCACGCGCCGGTCATCGTCGACCTGGACGAGGCCCCGGACGGCGACATCGGGCCGGTCGTGCCGCCGCCGTCGGCCCGTGGCACCGGGAGGAAAGCGAGGCTGCCCCAGGCGAAGAAGTGA
- a CDS encoding serine/threonine-protein kinase: protein MRQRPYVAYQPSSQPLPSRFQVDGLLGRGVGTEVYDAYDEELDRQVAVKLFPADLDDVACRRIADEALALDRVNHKRLVAVYDGGIHQGRPYLVMQLIRGLSLSKRLREGPMLTAEAVVLVALLADALAHVHAQGVVHRDVKPSNILLDEEGMPHLSDFGIALLAGQSRVTAVDEVIGTPAYLAPEQILSGALGPAVDVYALGLVLLECITGHREYDGPNKLDAALLRLSRDPQVPEELPGPLAGLLRAMTAREPGRRPTAQHCVNMLSAMVVEAAEPETETLAIPRAMPWRSA from the coding sequence ATGCGACAGCGCCCGTACGTGGCGTACCAGCCGTCGAGCCAGCCGCTGCCGAGCCGGTTCCAGGTCGACGGCCTGCTGGGGCGCGGCGTCGGCACGGAGGTGTACGACGCCTACGACGAGGAGCTGGACCGCCAGGTCGCGGTCAAGCTGTTCCCGGCCGACCTGGACGACGTCGCCTGCCGGCGGATCGCCGACGAGGCCCTCGCGCTGGACCGGGTCAACCACAAGCGCCTGGTCGCGGTGTACGACGGCGGCATCCACCAGGGGCGGCCGTACCTCGTGATGCAGCTGATCCGCGGCCTCAGCCTGAGCAAGCGCTTGCGCGAGGGCCCGATGCTGACCGCTGAGGCCGTGGTGCTGGTCGCGCTGCTGGCCGACGCCCTGGCCCACGTGCACGCCCAGGGCGTGGTGCACCGTGACGTGAAGCCGTCCAACATCCTGTTGGACGAGGAGGGCATGCCGCACCTGAGCGACTTCGGCATCGCCCTGCTGGCCGGGCAGTCCCGGGTGACCGCGGTGGACGAGGTCATCGGCACGCCGGCCTACCTGGCCCCGGAGCAGATCCTCAGCGGCGCGCTCGGGCCGGCCGTCGACGTCTACGCGCTGGGCCTGGTGCTGCTGGAGTGCATCACCGGCCACCGTGAGTACGACGGGCCCAACAAGCTCGACGCCGCGCTGCTCCGGCTCAGCCGCGACCCGCAGGTCCCGGAGGAGCTGCCGGGGCCGCTGGCCGGGCTGCTGCGGGCCATGACCGCCCGTGAGCCGGGCCGCCGGCCGACCGCCCAGCACTGTGTGAACATGCTGTCGGCGATGGTCGTCGAGGCGGCCGAGCCGGAGACCGAGACCCTCGCGATACCCCGGGCTATGCCTTGGCGATCAGCTTGA